DNA from Bradyrhizobium diazoefficiens USDA 110:
GGAAGCGATAGATGGCCGACCATGATGGCGGCGAGCGCGAAGCGGTAGAGGATCAGCGCGGTGGCGTCATTCGCGAGCCCTTCGCCTTCGAGTATGACCAGGAGGCGGCGCGGTATGTTGAGCCGTCGCGCGATCGCGAGCGGCGCCACCACGTCGGGCGGCGCGACGATGGCCCCGAGCAGGAAACCGATGGCCCATGGCAGGCCGATCAAATAGTGCGTGGCGGCCGCCACCATCGCCGCGGTGAAGATCACCGCGCCGACCGCGAGCAGCACGATCGGGCGCAGATTGTTCCGGAACTCCCGCCAGCTCATGGCGACGCTCGCCGAGTAGATCAGCGGCGGCAGCACCATCAGCAGCACCAGCTCCGGCGGCAGTTCCACCGGCGGCATGCCCGGCACGAAGGCGAGGCCGACGCCGGACAGCATCAGCAAGATCGCAGGCGCGATGTTGAAACGGCGGGCGACGAGCGCGGTGCCCGCCAGCACCGCGAGCAGGATGAGGAAGGTCTGGAATTTCGCTGCGATCATGGCCTGTCTTCGCCCGGAAGCGGCCAAGAGGTCAATGCGGGGGCCTTACGCCAGGCGCCCTGCCACCATGCGTCCGATGCGCGCGAACACGGCCTCGATCTGCGGGGCAGTCGGCGAGCCGCCCTGGGTGTAGGCCGCGATCAGGATCGGCGCATCGGGCTTAGTATCGGGCTTAGTATCTGGCTTGGGCCAGGCGACCGCGATATCGCCCGATGCGTCCTTGCCGTTGTTGCCGGTCTTGTCGCCGATGGTCCAGCTCGCGGGCAGGCCGCCGCGCAGCCGGTTCGCACCGGTCTTGCAGCCCACCATCCATTCGGTGAGCTGGGCGCGCGACGCCGGCGACAATGCCTCGCCCGTCACCAGTCGCCGCAGATTGCCGGCCATCGCCGCCGGCGTCGTGGTGTCGTGGGGATCACCGGGCGGAGAGCGGTTGACCTCAGGCTCGTTGTGGTCGATCCGTGAGGTGGTGTCGCCAAGCGATCGCCAGAACGCCGTGAGGGCGGCCGGCCCTCCGATCCGTGCCAGCAGCAGATTGGCGCAGGTGTTGTCGCTGAGCTCGACGATCGCCTTGCACATCTCGGCGACCGACATCTTGCCGGCCGCGAGATTTTGCTTGGCAACAGGCGCATAGCTCAGAAGGTCGGCCTGGCCGTAAGGGATCACGGCCGCGAGCTGCTCCTGGCCGCGATCGACCCGCGCCAGCACGCAGGCCGCGAGCGAGGCCTTGAATGTCGAGCACATGACGAACCGCTCGTCGGCGCGCCAGGCGATCTTCGCGCCGGTCGCCAAGTTTTCCGCATACAGCCCGATCCGTCCACCGCTTTCGCGCTCATAGGCTTCGAGCTCAGGCGGCGCGTCGGCGGCGAGCACGGGAGTGGCGGCCATCCAGCACAGCGAGGCGAGGAGGGAGCGGCGGTCGAGCAGCATGGGGGACCTTTGGGACAGATGGAACAGGGGGAGGGAAGGTCGCGCACGATTGTCCCACCATTGCGAGCGTAGCGAAGCAATCCAGTGTGTTTCCGCGGAGAGATTCTGGATTGCTTCGCTACGCTCGCAATGACGGAGGATGGGCATCGAGCGCGGCAGATATTGGGCAGCGGGAGATTGAGGCTCCCTCACTCCCTCAGGTCATACCGGTACGATTTCGACACGATCTGCCAGCCGTCGGCGAGCTTCATCGCCACCAGATAATCGGTGAAAAAACGTGGCGGCAGTTGGCACCGGACCTTGATGAAGGCGGTCTTGTCGTCCGAACGGTCGATGGTGACGATGAAATCCTCGCGCGGCTTGCCTTCCGCCTTGGCCGAGGGGCGCTTGCGCACCCAGGCGAGCCAGTCCGGCACGGTCAGGATCTTCAGCTCGCCCTTTTCCACCCAACGCAGATCGGCGGACGGATGGAAGACGTCGCCGAGCTTGTCGGCGTCGCCCTCGTAGAGCCCGTCAAAATAGCTTTGCACGACGGCCTCGACGCTCGAACGATTCTGGCTCATGGGTCATCCCTTTGAATGATGGCTCGGCGGGAATTTAGTCGTACGCATAAAAATGCGCTATGGGTGTGTCAACCATTTGCACGCAGGCGTTGCCATGACCGGATCAGAAAATTCGAATGCTCGTATCCTCACCGGCGAATGCTACTGCCGCGCCGTGCGCTACGAGGTCGCGGACCAATTCTCTTACGCCATGAACTGCCACTGTTCGAATTGCCGTCGCACCACCGGCTCCGCCTTCAAGCCGTTCGCCGGCATCGCGCAAGAGAAGCTCCGCATCGTCCGGGGTGACGACCAGCGGATCATTTTCGGGGACGACACCACCCATGACGCCCACTGCGCCCGTTGCGGCTCGCTGCTTTATTCCCGGGTGCGCGACGGAAAATGGGTTCATGTCGCCATGGGAACCCTGGTCGATGCCCCCTCGATCCGGCCGAGCGCCCACATTTTCGTCGGCTCGAAGGCGCCCTGGCATGAGATTACGGACAATCTGCCGCAATATCGGGGGCACGTCGGGGACGGATAAGGGAACCCAGCCGGGACCCCAGCGAACCGCGATGGCGCTGGCGCGACAAACCAAAGGGGGCATTCGATCTGACAAGCACCGGCGCTGGAGCCTGCTAGAACGATCCCAAAGGGGGCTCGAACGGCCCTGAACTTCGGAATTCGTGTCATGCGCAATTTGCTCAGACTTTGCCCGCTTCTCCTCGCCCTCGCGCTGCTGTTCGGCGCAGAACCTGCTTTTGCCGGAAAGCGCGTGGCGCTGGTGCTGGCCAATTCGGCCTATCAGCACGCGCCGTCACTCACCAACCCTGTCAATGACGGTTCGGTGATCGCGAAGACGCTGAAGGATGCCGGTTTCGACATTGTCGATTCCCGGCACGATCTGTCGGCCCTCGAGACGCGGCGCGTGCTGCGCGACTTCGCGGACGCGACCCGCGATGCCGACATCGCCGTGGTCTACTATGCCGGTCACGGCATCGAGGTCGAAGGCTCCAATTATCTGATCCCTGTTGACGCCAGGCTCGAGCGCGATACCGACGTCTATGACGAAGCACTCTCGCTCGACCGCGTCCTGGTCGCCGTCGAACCCGCCAAGCAGCTCCGCCTGGTGATCCTGGATGCCTGCCGCGACAATCCGTTCGGCAAGACCATGAAGCGCTCGGTGGCCTCGCGCGGCATTGGCCGGGGCCTCGCCCAGGTCGAGCCGACCAGCCCCAACACGCTGATTGCCTATTCGGCCAAGGCCGGCTTCACGGCGCAGGACGGCGACGGTGCCAACAGCCCGTTTACGGTTGCGTTGTCGAAGCACCTGACGACGCCGGGCCTCGATGTCCGCCGCGCCTTCGGCTTCGTGCGCGACGACGTGCTCAAGTCGACCGGCAACAAGCAGGAGCCGTTCGTCTATGGCTCGCTCGGCGGCGACGACGTCCCGCTGGTGCCGGTCAAGGTGGCGGCTGCAGCGTCGCCCGTGGCGAACCCGCAGGCCGACATCCGCCGCGACTATGAGCTCGCACTCCAGGTCGGCAACAGGGCGGCATGGGACGCCTTCCTCGCCCAGCATCCGGACGGTTTCTATTCCAGCCTCGCCAAGCTTCAGCTCGAGAAGATCGGTGCCGAGCAGGCCCATGCGGCGGCGATCGAGAAGGCGAAGCAGGCCGAGGCCGAGCGCGATCGTCTTGCCGCCGTCGGCGCGCAGAAGGATGCGCAGATCAAGGCTGCGGCCGATGCGAAGGCCGCCGAGCAGGCGCAGCTTGCCGCCCAGAAGGCAAAGGAGCAGGCGCAGCAGCAGGCGGCCGCCGCCGAGCAGCAGCGCGTCAACCTCGCCGCCGCGGCCCCGAGCGCTGCGCCGGCCAGCACGGCGAGCCCCGCCGGGACCAACGTTGCGTCCCTGACGCCGGCGACCACGCCGGCCGATCTCAGCCGCTCGGTCCAGACCGAGCTCGGCCGCGTCGGCTGTTTCTCGGGCCAGGCCGACGGCAACTGGAACACGTCCTCGCAGCGGTCGCTGTCGCAGTTCAACCGCTATGCCGGCACCAAGCTCGACGTGAAAGTGGCGAGCACCGATGCGCTCGATACGGTCAAGTCGAAGCCGTCGCGCGTCTGCCCGCTGGTCTGCGAGCACGGCTTCAAGGCCGACGGCGACAAGTGCACCAGGATCGTCTGCGGCGACGGCTATGCGCTGAACGACGACAACGAATGCGAGAAGAAGCGCGCCGGCAAGCCGACGGCTTCCAAACCTGCGACCTCGCGGCGTGACGACAGCGAGGATCGCCCGGCACGGCAGCGTCCGCAGATCGGCGCCGCGGGCGGCCTCGGTGGCTTGGGCGGCGACGCTGCCGGCATCGCGACCGGTGCGCGGCGCGCCTCAGGCGGCGGGCAGGTCTTCTGCACTAATGGCGGCTGCCGTCCGGTCAACCGCGGTTGCCATCTCGAGTATCGCGGTGGCGGCGGCCCCGGCAACGATGCCAACGCCGAGGTGTGTAATTGAAGCCGAGATGATTCCACATGGTCGTCGTGGCGAAAGCCAGGACGACATCTAAGTCGCAATCGCGCTCGCCGCGATGTTCACCGTCAGCGCCAGCAAGGCCGTGTTGTAGATGAACGAGATAATGCCGTGCGCGGTCGCGGTGCGGCGGATGGTCTTGTCGGTGATGCCGACATCGGAGACCTGCGCGGTCATGCCGATCACGAACGAGAAATAGACGAAGTCCCAATAATCGGCGTGATCTTCCTTGTCGCCGCTCGGGAATTGCAACCCGCCCGGCGGGTGCCGATAGTAATCATGGGCGTAATGCAGCGCGAAGGTTGTATGCACGGCGGCCCATGACAGCGCGATGGTGGTGATCGCGATCGTCAGCTCCGTGGCGCCGCGATGGGCGCCGAGTTCGGCGACGATCGCCGCGATGCTCGCGAATGCGCCGATCGCCGTCACCAGCAGGATCACGAAGCGGCCGTCGTCCTGCATCGCAGCGTTGCGGCGGATGTGCTGGTGGTCGTTGTTCAGCATCATCACGTAGACCAGCACCAGATAGGCCGCGATCAGCGCATCCCAGCCGAGCACGAGCCGCGTCGCCAGCCGCAGGGAGCCGGGCAACAGCAGGCAGACCAGAATGCCGAAGCCGAGTGAAATGAAAGTCCGCGGCCGCGCGTAAATCACGCGCATCGGCCGCGACATTCTCTGGAAGCGCGCGAGGACGGGATCTTCCTTGTCGATGCCCGTCATCGCCCGGTCAGTTCTTGCGCTCGGCGACGAACCGCGCGGCGGCTTGCAGCACGGCGGCGCGGTCGCCGAAGATCGAGACCGCGCTGTCGGCCCGCGCGAGCAGGTCGCGCACGCGCTGCTTGGCGCCTTCGATGCCGAGCTGGGTGACGAAGGTGGTCTTGCCGAGCGCAGCATCCTGGCCCGAAGGTTTGCCGAGCGCCGCGGCATCGCCTTCGACGTCGAGCAGATCGTCGGCGATCTGGAAGGCTTCGCCGAGCGCGCGGCCGTAATCGTCGAGCGCCTGATATTCCTTGGCCGTGGCCTGGCCGAGAATCGCGCCGGCGATGCAGCCGTAGCGCAGCAGCGCGCCGGTCTTCATCTGCTGAATGCGGGCGACATCGATCGGCTCGTTGCCGCCGAAACGGCCTTCGCCTGCGAGGTCGAGAATCTGGCCACCGACCATGCCGCCGATGCCGGCGCAGCGCGCCAGCGCGCGCGTCAGCAGCAGCCGTACATTGGCGTCGCGATGGATCTCGTCGCGGGTGACGATATCGAAGGCGAGCGTCAGCAGGCCGTCGCCGGCGAGGATCGCGGTCGCGTCGTCGGTCTTCTTGTGCAGGGTGGGCCGGCCCCGGCGCAGGTCCGAATTGTCCATCGCCGGCAGGTCGTCATGGATCAGCGAATAGCAGTGGATGCATTCGAGCGCCGCACCGGCGAGCAGCGCCGCCTCGCGCGGCACGCCGAACACGGCTGCGCTTTCAACCACCAGGAACGGCCGCAGGCGCTTGCCGCCGTTCAGGCTCGAATAGCGCATTGCGTCCATCAGTCGCTTGGGACGGGCGATTTCATCGGGCAGGATGTCGTCCGCGAGGAGGCGCCCGAGCAGGGCCTCGGTATCATCAGCGGTCTTGTCCAGACGTTTGGCGAAATCGGACGGGGACGTGCCGGTCATCAAGAAGGGCTCCAGAACTAAAATTCGGCGGGACAATCCTTTATGAGCCCGCCTCAGTCAATCGTTTGGAAGGCCTAAAAAGTGCTGGAAAAGACCCGAATTATCACAGACTTAATGGCTGGGCCCGTGGCTGCGTTTCATTTTGCGCCGGAAAGGTCGATTTGCGCATCGTTAAAATCCTGCTGGTAGCGCTCGCGGTCGTGGTTCTCGCGCCCTATGTGATCGCGCCGTTCTACCGCACCGGCCATCCCGTTTCGACGCTGATGGCCTGGCGCAGCTTGCGGGGCGCGCCGATGCAGCGGGAATGGATCGATCTCGCGGCCATGTCGCCCTACCTGCCGCGGTCGGTGGTGGCGGCCGAGGACGCTCATTTCTGCAAGCATCACGGCATCGATTGGGGCGCGTTGCGCGAGGCGATCGACGACGCGAAGGAGGACGGCACCGCCTTCCGGGGCGCCTCCACCATCACCCAGCAGGTGGCGAAAAACCTGTTCCTCTGGCAGGGGCGGGACTTCATCCGCAAGGCGCTGGAATTCCCGCTGGCGTTGTGGATCGATTTCGTCCTGCCCAAGCCGCGGATCCTGGAAATTTACCTCAACATCGCCGAGCTCGGTCCGCAGGGCCAGTTTGGGGTGGAGGCGGCCAGCGCCTATGCGTTCGGTAAATCGGCCGCCAGCCTCTCCCCCCGGGAGGCGGCACTTCTGGCCTCGATCCTGCCGAATCCAGTCAAACGCAGCGCCAGGACCCCCGGACCGGGCGTCCGGCGGCTCGCCGGGACCTATGTGGCAAGGGCGCAGGCCTCGACGCTTGCGACCTGCTGGCGAGAAAATCGCTGATTTCGGGCCCTTTTCGGGCGCATTTTCCGGCCCAAGAGCCTAGCTTTGCGGCCAGCCTTCCTCTATAAGCGCGGCCTTGATCGGCATTCAGCTCGCCTCGTATTGCGGGTGCTGAGCCGTCCCTCGCGGACGATGCCCTGATGACACCAATCCCTAGAGGATACTGAAATGGCCGTTCCGAGAAGAAAAACCTCGCCGTCGCGCCGTGGCATGCGCCGCTCGGCAGACGCCATCAAGAAGCCGACCTATGTGGAAGACAAGGACTCCGGCGAGCTCCGTCGTCCGCACCATCTCGACCTCAAGACCGGCATGTACAAGGGCCGTCAGGTCCTGAAGAAGAAAGAGTCCTGAGGTCGGACTCTTCTTCGGGCAGGGTTATCCTCAATCAGGATGACGTGACCTGCCTGATTTCGGCCAACCCATGAGATATGACGGTGACGGCGGCGGAGCGAATGCTTCGCCGCTGCATTGTTCTGTCCGGATATCTTGATCGAGAAGGCATTTCGCCGATGGTCGGTTTCCCGCTGCTCCTGATTCCGCTCGCGGTCTACAACATCATCGCCTTCCTGATGCCCAGCGTGTCCTTCTCGGACGTGCTGTTCAAGGTGCCGATGATCACGGGCGAGACTTGGCCGGTCACGCTCGCCGATCTGATGCTTGCGCTCGGTATCGTGCTGCTGCTGCTCGAGGTGGTCAAAGGCGCGCGGCCCGGCTCGAAATTCCTGATGGATCATCTGCTGTCGCTGATCGTGTTCGGCGCGGCCGCCGCCGAATTCGTGATGTGGCCCAAATTCGGCAACTCCACCTATTTCCTGCTGGTGCTGCTCGCGATGGCCGATTTCCTCGGCGGCATCGCCCAGCGCACGCGCCGCCGCGTCACCTATGTCGCCGAGACGACGGTGCCCGCGCCGCGCAAGGCCAAGCGCCAGGCCGAGGCGCCGGCGGATGACGTCGCGTCCGAGCCCAAATTCGAGCCGGTGTCGGCACCGCAAGCAGCCCCGGTGCCGCCCGCGCCCACCGCGCAATCGGTCGCCGAATCCGTGCTGATGGACCATCCGGCGCCGAAGCCGGTGAGCCCGCCCTCGCCGGAAATTCCCTCGCCGCATCTGCAGCCGGGCAATGGCACGCCGTCGTCGCCGGACACGCCGCGCTGATCGAGCGCGTTACCCCTGTTGCCGCTTTGACGGTGTGCTCCCTCTCCCGCTTGCGGGGGAGGGTTGGGGAGGGGGTGTCTCCGCAGAGGGAATCCCCAAGAGGAGAGAGCCCTCACCCGCCGCGCTCTTCGAGCGCGTCGACCTCTCCCGCAGGCGGGAGAGGTGCAGCGAGCGTGAGGCAACAATTGTCCTGCAAGTTGGATTAAGCCACCTGCCGCGTGCGCGCGCTGACGCTTCCGAGCGGGCGCTTGCTGCCATAGGCCATCCGCGCATCTTCAGGGGAGGCGCGGCGGAGCCGGCTGGCCTGGGGCAAATGCTCGGCATTGGCGATGAGTTGGGTGACGAAGCTCGGATCGGGGCGAGGCAGCGGCGCCTTGATAACCCACTGCAACGTCGGCAGCAGCGGCACGAGGGCCGAGCCTGTGCCGTAGTCCGCCAAGTCCGATCGATCAGTACTCAACATCGCAATCACCGTTGATCCGGCGAAGATCGTCGCGTTTCGGGACGCGGGCGCCGGTGCGAGTCACGTACTCGCAAGGCCTATGCCGGCCGGGCCGGTTTGGTTCCGCGCTGCCCCGAAACATGGTTTCCAAATTGTTTATCAACTTTGCCTAGGGTTGGGGGCGAATCTGGCTCTATCCTGTGCCGGCTCAGGACTCCCCGCTGTCCCGAAATGAGGCGATTTTGACCCCCGCATTGCCACAAGCCTCCGACATCCTGGCCGCGCTCGGCCAGGCCGTGTTCGCCTGGGACATCGC
Protein-coding regions in this window:
- a CDS encoding GFA family protein — protein: MTGSENSNARILTGECYCRAVRYEVADQFSYAMNCHCSNCRRTTGSAFKPFAGIAQEKLRIVRGDDQRIIFGDDTTHDAHCARCGSLLYSRVRDGKWVHVAMGTLVDAPSIRPSAHIFVGSKAPWHEITDNLPQYRGHVGDG
- a CDS encoding nuclear transport factor 2 family protein, whose protein sequence is MSQNRSSVEAVVQSYFDGLYEGDADKLGDVFHPSADLRWVEKGELKILTVPDWLAWVRKRPSAKAEGKPREDFIVTIDRSDDKTAFIKVRCQLPPRFFTDYLVAMKLADGWQIVSKSYRYDLRE
- the bla gene encoding class A beta-lactamase, with the protein product MLLDRRSLLASLCWMAATPVLAADAPPELEAYERESGGRIGLYAENLATGAKIAWRADERFVMCSTFKASLAACVLARVDRGQEQLAAVIPYGQADLLSYAPVAKQNLAAGKMSVAEMCKAIVELSDNTCANLLLARIGGPAALTAFWRSLGDTTSRIDHNEPEVNRSPPGDPHDTTTPAAMAGNLRRLVTGEALSPASRAQLTEWMVGCKTGANRLRGGLPASWTIGDKTGNNGKDASGDIAVAWPKPDTKPDTKPDAPILIAAYTQGGSPTAPQIEAVFARIGRMVAGRLA
- a CDS encoding caspase family protein; this translates as MRNLLRLCPLLLALALLFGAEPAFAGKRVALVLANSAYQHAPSLTNPVNDGSVIAKTLKDAGFDIVDSRHDLSALETRRVLRDFADATRDADIAVVYYAGHGIEVEGSNYLIPVDARLERDTDVYDEALSLDRVLVAVEPAKQLRLVILDACRDNPFGKTMKRSVASRGIGRGLAQVEPTSPNTLIAYSAKAGFTAQDGDGANSPFTVALSKHLTTPGLDVRRAFGFVRDDVLKSTGNKQEPFVYGSLGGDDVPLVPVKVAAAASPVANPQADIRRDYELALQVGNRAAWDAFLAQHPDGFYSSLAKLQLEKIGAEQAHAAAIEKAKQAEAERDRLAAVGAQKDAQIKAAADAKAAEQAQLAAQKAKEQAQQQAAAAEQQRVNLAAAAPSAAPASTASPAGTNVASLTPATTPADLSRSVQTELGRVGCFSGQADGNWNTSSQRSLSQFNRYAGTKLDVKVASTDALDTVKSKPSRVCPLVCEHGFKADGDKCTRIVCGDGYALNDDNECEKKRAGKPTASKPATSRRDDSEDRPARQRPQIGAAGGLGGLGGDAAGIATGARRASGGGQVFCTNGGCRPVNRGCHLEYRGGGGPGNDANAEVCN
- a CDS encoding polyprenyl synthetase family protein, whose protein sequence is MTGTSPSDFAKRLDKTADDTEALLGRLLADDILPDEIARPKRLMDAMRYSSLNGGKRLRPFLVVESAAVFGVPREAALLAGAALECIHCYSLIHDDLPAMDNSDLRRGRPTLHKKTDDATAILAGDGLLTLAFDIVTRDEIHRDANVRLLLTRALARCAGIGGMVGGQILDLAGEGRFGGNEPIDVARIQQMKTGALLRYGCIAGAILGQATAKEYQALDDYGRALGEAFQIADDLLDVEGDAAALGKPSGQDAALGKTTFVTQLGIEGAKQRVRDLLARADSAVSIFGDRAAVLQAAARFVAERKN
- the mtgA gene encoding monofunctional biosynthetic peptidoglycan transglycosylase, whose amino-acid sequence is MRIVKILLVALAVVVLAPYVIAPFYRTGHPVSTLMAWRSLRGAPMQREWIDLAAMSPYLPRSVVAAEDAHFCKHHGIDWGALREAIDDAKEDGTAFRGASTITQQVAKNLFLWQGRDFIRKALEFPLALWIDFVLPKPRILEIYLNIAELGPQGQFGVEAASAYAFGKSAASLSPREAALLASILPNPVKRSARTPGPGVRRLAGTYVARAQASTLATCWRENR
- a CDS encoding DUF1345 domain-containing protein, giving the protein MTGIDKEDPVLARFQRMSRPMRVIYARPRTFISLGFGILVCLLLPGSLRLATRLVLGWDALIAAYLVLVYVMMLNNDHQHIRRNAAMQDDGRFVILLVTAIGAFASIAAIVAELGAHRGATELTIAITTIALSWAAVHTTFALHYAHDYYRHPPGGLQFPSGDKEDHADYWDFVYFSFVIGMTAQVSDVGITDKTIRRTATAHGIISFIYNTALLALTVNIAASAIAT
- the rpmF gene encoding 50S ribosomal protein L32 — its product is MAVPRRKTSPSRRGMRRSADAIKKPTYVEDKDSGELRRPHHLDLKTGMYKGRQVLKKKES